A single region of the Canis lupus familiaris isolate Mischka breed German Shepherd chromosome 35, alternate assembly UU_Cfam_GSD_1.0, whole genome shotgun sequence genome encodes:
- the PXDC1 gene encoding PX domain-containing protein 1 isoform X2, which yields MASAVFEGTSLVNMFVRGCWVNGVRRLIVGRRGDEEDFFEIRTEWSDRSVLYLHRSLADLGRLWQRLRDAFPEDRPELARAPLRQGLVAIKDAHDIETRLNEVEKLLKTIISMPCKYSRSEVVLTFFERSPLDQVLKNDNVHKIQPSFQSPVKISEIMRSNGFCLANTETIVIDHSIPNGKDQHLGVDPTEHLFESGGEFSSELEDGDDPAAYVTNLSYYHLVPFETDILD from the exons ATGGCCTCGGCGGTGTTCGAGGGCACGTCGCTCGTGAACATGTTCGTGCGCGGCTGCTGGGTGAACGGCGTCCGCAGGCTCATCGTGGGCCGGCGCGGCGACGAGGAGGACTTCTTCGAGATCCGCACCGAGTGGTCGGACCGCAGCGTGCTGTACCTGCACCGCAGCCTCGCCGACCTGGGCCGCCTGTGGCAGCGCCTCCGCGACGCCTTCCCCGAGGACCGGCCCGAGCTAGCGCGCGCGCCGCTGCGCCAAG GACTGGTTGCCATAAAGGATGCCCACGATATAGAGACCAGGCTTAACGAGGTGGAGAAGTTGCTCAAGACCATCATAAGCATGCCGTGCAAA TATTCTAGGTCAGAAGTTGTGCTCACCTTCTTTGAACGATCTCCTTTGGATCAGGTGTTAAAAAATGACAACGTACATAAAATTCAACCCAGCTTTCAGAGTCCGGTGAAAATCTCAG aaatcatGAGGTCCAACGGATTTTGCTTAGCAAACACGGAAACCATCGTTATCGACCACAGTATACCAAACGGAAAAGACCAGCACCTGGGTGTGGACCCAACAGAGCATTT GTTTGAGAGTGGTGGGGAGTTCAGCTCCGAGCTCGAGGATGGCGACGACCCAGCAGCCTACGTCACCAACCTGTCCTATTACCACCTGGTCCCCTTCGAGACGGACATTCTGGACTGA
- the PXDC1 gene encoding PX domain-containing protein 1 isoform X1, with product MASAVFEGTSLVNMFVRGCWVNGVRRLIVGRRGDEEDFFEIRTEWSDRSVLYLHRSLADLGRLWQRLRDAFPEDRPELARAPLRQGLVAIKDAHDIETRLNEVEKLLKTIISMPCKYSRSEVVLTFFERSPLDQVLKNDNVHKIQPSFQSPVKISEIMRSNGFCLANTETIVIDHSIPNGKDQHLGVDPTEHLPVQRAHWLSCGLARGGHQGPDGCASGARPEDRCFSFIGRASGEGLPRWGRDRWGPPHPEGPAGPGSHSAVSQGSFPVGRGLRGHPAPRHVCRRLGCEEFCRGGRHAGPA from the exons ATGGCCTCGGCGGTGTTCGAGGGCACGTCGCTCGTGAACATGTTCGTGCGCGGCTGCTGGGTGAACGGCGTCCGCAGGCTCATCGTGGGCCGGCGCGGCGACGAGGAGGACTTCTTCGAGATCCGCACCGAGTGGTCGGACCGCAGCGTGCTGTACCTGCACCGCAGCCTCGCCGACCTGGGCCGCCTGTGGCAGCGCCTCCGCGACGCCTTCCCCGAGGACCGGCCCGAGCTAGCGCGCGCGCCGCTGCGCCAAG GACTGGTTGCCATAAAGGATGCCCACGATATAGAGACCAGGCTTAACGAGGTGGAGAAGTTGCTCAAGACCATCATAAGCATGCCGTGCAAA TATTCTAGGTCAGAAGTTGTGCTCACCTTCTTTGAACGATCTCCTTTGGATCAGGTGTTAAAAAATGACAACGTACATAAAATTCAACCCAGCTTTCAGAGTCCGGTGAAAATCTCAG aaatcatGAGGTCCAACGGATTTTGCTTAGCAAACACGGAAACCATCGTTATCGACCACAGTATACCAAACGGAAAAGACCAGCACCTGGGTGTGGACCCAACAGAGCATTT GCCTGTGCAGAGAGCTCACTGGTTGAGCTGCGGGCTGGCGCGGGGCGGGCACCAGGGCCCAGATGGCTGCGCATCAGGTGCACGACCTGAGGACAGATGCTTCAGCTTCATTGGACGAGCTTCTGGTGAGGGGTTGCCTCgatgggggagggacaggtgggggCCCCCTCATCCTGAGGGTCCTGCGGGTCCTGGCTCTCACTCCGCAGTATCCCAGGGCAGCTTTCCTGTCGGCAGAGGCCTCAGAGGCCATCCTGCCCCCCGCCACGTTTGCAGGAGGTTGGGCTGCGAGGAGTTCTGCAGAGGAGGCAGGCATGCAGGCCCTGCTTGA
- the PXDC1 gene encoding PX domain-containing protein 1 isoform X3 encodes MASAVFEGTSLVNMFVRGCWVNGVRRLIVGRRGDEEDFFEIRTEWSDRSVLYLHRSLADLGRLWQRLRDAFPEDRPELARAPLRQGLVAIKDAHDIETRLNEVEKLLKTIISMPCKYSRSEVVLTFFERSPLDQVLKNDNVHKIQPSFQSPVKISEIMRSNGFCLANTETIVIDHSIPNGKDQHLGVDPTEHLRRRGLGS; translated from the exons ATGGCCTCGGCGGTGTTCGAGGGCACGTCGCTCGTGAACATGTTCGTGCGCGGCTGCTGGGTGAACGGCGTCCGCAGGCTCATCGTGGGCCGGCGCGGCGACGAGGAGGACTTCTTCGAGATCCGCACCGAGTGGTCGGACCGCAGCGTGCTGTACCTGCACCGCAGCCTCGCCGACCTGGGCCGCCTGTGGCAGCGCCTCCGCGACGCCTTCCCCGAGGACCGGCCCGAGCTAGCGCGCGCGCCGCTGCGCCAAG GACTGGTTGCCATAAAGGATGCCCACGATATAGAGACCAGGCTTAACGAGGTGGAGAAGTTGCTCAAGACCATCATAAGCATGCCGTGCAAA TATTCTAGGTCAGAAGTTGTGCTCACCTTCTTTGAACGATCTCCTTTGGATCAGGTGTTAAAAAATGACAACGTACATAAAATTCAACCCAGCTTTCAGAGTCCGGTGAAAATCTCAG aaatcatGAGGTCCAACGGATTTTGCTTAGCAAACACGGAAACCATCGTTATCGACCACAGTATACCAAACGGAAAAGACCAGCACCTGGGTGTGGACCCAACAGAGCATTT aagacGGCGAGGGCTTGGTTCGTAG